One window of Aricia agestis chromosome 20, ilAriAges1.1, whole genome shotgun sequence genomic DNA carries:
- the LOC121737065 gene encoding cuticle protein 7-like, with product MTTFVVSCFMACIAVAATNPTGLVNIATIGSIPNPNYGFNYAVNDPSTGDNKAQWETRNGDVVQGAYSLVEPDGNVRVVEYTADPVRGFNAVVKRSGPNVHSIGPVAVATPIVEATPIVEQVVPVAPIAHEPILPIAHEPIVPIIEPAPIYEHSLDYLPILPSHEPLVSLSGTTWGHKGNIVRRWTAGPISLSGKTLTIRTKH from the exons GTATCTTGCTTCATGGCATGCATCGCCGTTGCAGCCACTAATCCCACGGGACTAGTTAACATAGCCACAATTGGCAGCATA CCTAATCCAAACTACGGGTTCAACTACGCCGTAAACGACCCGTCGACGGGCGACAACAAGGCGCAGTGGGAGACGCGGAACGGCGACGTCGTGCAGGGCGCGTACTCGCTCGTGGAGCCCGACGGTAACGTGCGAGTCGTAGAGTACACCGCCGACCCGGTGCGAGGTTTCAATGCAGTCGTCAAACGCTCCGGCCCCAACGTCCACTCGATCGGACCCGTCGCTGTAGCCACGCCCATCGTTGAGGCCACGCCCATCGTCGAGCAAGTCGTCCCCGTCGCGCCGATCGCCCACGAGCCGATCCTCCCGATCGCTCACGAGCCGATCGTACCCATAATCGAGCCGGCGCCGATCTACGAGCACTCGCTCGACTACCTGCCGATCCTCCCCTCGCACGAGCCCCTCGTCTCCCTCTCGGGTACGACCTGGGGCCACAAGGGCAACATCGTCCGCCGCTGGACCGCCGGGCCCATCTCGCTGAGCGGCAAAACCCTCACCATCAGGACCAAGCACTGA